The Cognatishimia activa nucleotide sequence GTCGCCCGGAAAACCGAGTGCCAGCAAAGGGACCCGTCTGCCGCCAACGGTCGCGTTGTTGGCGCCTTCCGTTGCGACGCCGCCCTCGGTGCCATTGCCGTATTTCTCATCCGGCCGGGCCGAGGTTTTGGCAATGGCGTAGGAGGTGAAAGAGCTGATAACCCCGCCCGCCCCCGGGAAAGTGCCAGAAAAGAAGCTGATACCCGAGGAACGGATCAGGTTTTCCAGCTTCTGTGCGTCAGGATGACGGATCGGAACCCGGGCTGCGCGACCTCTACATCGGGTTACTTCAGAAGGTCGCGACTCATGATCTGATAAGCCCCTTAAGAAGGGGGCCGCCAGAAATGGCAGCGATGGTAAAGAATAGCAACTGTAGACATCTGATATCTCAACACCAGCGCTTTCAATTATTTCTGAAAATCAAACACATACGTGTCAAAATATTGTAGAACTGATTGGATTACACCATACCCAAGTGCGCTTTCGCGGACGTAAATTCCGGCACGCCGCGTGGGCATTCCTTGCGTCGTCGGTCTTATTACCAGACCTGTGGAATTTATAACCGTCGCTAGTTGAAGGGGAGCCGAAAGAACAAATTTTCCCTCATGTACAAGCTGAAGACCTGTATTAAATGACGTCGTACGCACATCTATGATAGAACGATTCATTGATCCTGGGACGAAATAATCTCGGATTGTACGCTCCGTTTCCGGGTCGACGGCGAAAATAACCCAATTGTATCCCTCTAGTTCGGCAGGATCGAGGGTTTCTCTCTTGGCAAACGGATCATCTGGATGGAGTACTAACCCGTGCTCCACTTGAGTCACGTATTTAACGTAAATGGTGTCATCCAGATGGTCATCGGTGATGACACCCATGTAGACGTCAAGCGTACCATCATTCAGCAAGTCGCTTTTGGGTAAATTCACATCCGTTGAAAGCTCGAGCTTGAGATGTGGAAATTCAGACTTCAATTGCGCGAACAACCCGGCGACGCAATTCAAGTGAAAGAGAGGTCCTGCACCCACGCGCAAAACTGACAGTCCGGCGGACCCGACGATACCGACCTCTTCCTGACATTGTCGATATTCGGCTTCGATACGTTTTGCATGACGCAAAAAGACATGTCCCGCTTCAGTTAATGTCATACCCCGACGATGCCGAATGAACAGCTCTGTCCCGATGCTCTCTTCAAGGTTTGCAATCCGTTTGGTGAGCGAGGGTTGCGTCAAACCAATCGACTCCGAGGCTTCTGTCAGAGTGTTTGCGCGTGCAACGGCGAGGAAGGCATCTAAATTGCGGTCCATGATATTCCTTTTTTGAATATCTTAGGGCAAAAAAGCAATTTTACAGAATATTTATTTCGACCCACACTCCCGAAAGCGCCAATCACAAAATTTGGCGGCTGGGGAGCGAAATGAAAACTGTCTTTGTCCTATTTGATTCACTGAACCGCTTGGCACTCGGTGCCTATGGAGGAACAGCTGTTGAAACACCGAATTTCGATCGTTTTGCGCAGCGTTCAGTGACATTTGACAAACACTATGTTGGAAGCCTGCCTTGCATGCCGGCGCGTCGCGACATGCACACCGGGCGGTTGAATTTCATGCATCGTCACTGGGGGCCACTTGAGCCGTTTGATGACTCGTTCGCCCGTTGCCTCAGCCAGTCTGGTGTCTACACACATTTGATTTCTGACCATCTTCATTACTTCGAGGAAGGCGGCTGGGGATATGCGACGGCTTACGATAGTTTCGACTTCATCCGGGGGCAGGAATATGACGCCCTGAAAGCTTTGGTACAGCCTCCACTACAACGCTACAAAGAGAAGTTTGACGCCCGCCACTATCCACTGGATGAATTGCCAGAAGGGCAATCCGTCACCAAAGGCACCTCTGGGAAGACGGCTTGGAAAAAGTCCCGCGCGGCAATCTCCCGAGATTTCCTCAAAGAAGAGGCCGATTTCCCAACTGCGAAATGTTTTGCGGCGGCCTTTGATTTTCTTGATTTAAACGCTGAAGCAGATGACTGGTTTTTGCAGTTGGAGTGCTTTGATCCGCATGAACCCTTTGTGGCGCCCGACAGATTTAGGGATGCTTACACGAGCGGCTACAATGGCAAAATTCTTGACTGGCCGATGTATGAGCGTGCCACGGAATCTCCTGAAGACATTGCAGAAATCCGAGGAAACTACGCAGCGCTTGTGGCCATGTGCGACGAGTATTTTGGTAAGCTGCTGGATTATTTCGACGCAAATGATTTGTGGAAGGACACCGCCCTGGTCCTGTCTACGGATCACGGGTTCCTACTGTCGGAACACGAATGGTGGGGCAAAAATAGGATGCCTTACTATGAAGAAATTTCGCATATCCCGTTGATGATCAGCCATCCGGATTTTGCTGAAAATGCAGGTGAGCGGCGAAGCGGATTAACACAAACACCGGATCTTATGCCGACATTTCTGGATTTCCATGGATGTGAAGTTCCACCCGGTGTGACGGGGTCTTCGATCAAGGCTTTGCTTGGCATTGACAAAGCAGGTCATGACTCCGTCGCGCTCGGAATGTTCACCGGGCCGGTCTGCGTCACGGACGGAACGTACAGTTACTTCCACTACCCGGACAGCACGACGCCCGATCAAATCAATATCTACACGCTCATGCCAACACATATGCTCAGCCACTTTGACATCGAAGAACTGAAATCCAGCGAATTGGTGGGTCCCTTCGATTTCACAAAAGGCGCGCCGGTATTGCGCATTCAGCTTGATCCCAAAAACAGTCAGCTTGGGAATGACGGGCAAACACTCTCTGATTGCAACTCTGCTTTGTATGACTTGCCCAATGACCCGGAACAGCAGCAACCCATTGACGATCCAGTGATTATTTCGCGCCTAAAGGAACGGATTTCTTACCATTTCCAACGGCACGACGCCCCAACGGAGCTTTACGCCCATTTCGGGCTGGAAGGCCCCTGAGAGACTGGCGAACTTCGCCAAAACACAACATGAATATATGTATGGGAGGAAAACATGACATTCATGAAGAACCTAAAGACCGGTTTTGCCGCCGCTGCCTTCGCCACATTTGGCGCAGGTGCTGCGATGGCAGAGTTCCCTGAGCGGACCATTGAATTGATCCACCCTTGGGGGCCCGGAAATGCTATGGCAGTCAGCCAGATCATTGCAAAAGCGATGGGTGAAGAGCTGGGCGTCGACATGCCTGTGATTTCAACACCTGGGGCTGCGGGCACCAAAGGCCAGATCACGGCCATGCAACGGCCTGCGGATGGATACACCGTGTTTGACGGCTATGTTGCACCGCTGGTCCTGCAACCTGTTCTTGGAAACGCTGACTGGACCTATTCCGATTTCACACCACTGCATGCAGCCGTGTCCAATGCCTTTGCCATTGGTGGTCGTCCGGGTGAAAGCCGCTGGTCCAACTTCGAAGAGATGATGGCCTATGGGAAAGCAAATCCAGGCGAGTTGCGGTATTCTTCAGGCTCGCGCAACAACCTGCCGCATATGGTGATCGCGAAGGTTCTGCAGTCTTATGGTGTTGTTGCGCAGAACGTGCCCTACACGCAGGACGGCAACGCCGTCAAAGACCTCAAGTCGGGTGTTCTGGACTTCGCATTCGTAAATGTCGGCAACTACATTCAGGACAAACCAGCGTTCAACATTATGCTGGTTCTGTCTGAGCTCCCTGGCGCAAAAGCCTCCTATGATGGGGCGCCATCCATCGCGGACCTCAGCATTGACCTTGGACTGTCCGGGCTTGCGCCAATGGGATGGACCTGGTGGATTGTGAACCCAGACACACCAGATGCCGAAGTAGCCAAACTGCGCGCGGCGATGACCGCTGCGATGAAACGCGACGACGTTCGCTCTGCCATCGAAGCCGTTGGCTTTGTACCGCTAGAGTGGGACCATACTCAATATGACGCCATTGTAGGTCCGGTTGCCGGACAACTCGGAGCGATGGGCAATGCCCTTGATTGGGAAGTCGAAGAGCTGAAAAAGCTAAACTAAGGACGCATTGACGATGATTACCCAGAAACAAATGCAATGGCTGGTGTTTGCCTTTCTCGCAATCATCGTCGCTGTTACCTTTCAGCAAATCTACACTTCAATGACAGAACAGGGGATCGCCAGCGGCGGTCCCTACAACAACGGCGCGGCATATCCGCGGGCAATTGCGATTGCAATTGCGGGATTGGCGCTGTTGCAGCTGGTGATTGAGCGATTGGCCCCGCCATTAAGCGACGACGACATGCCTCCAGCACAGCCCGACCAACTGAAACGCGGCGCACTGTTGCTGGTCATTTTCGGCGTTTATCTGGGGCTACTCAAGACACTCGGATACCACTTAACCACCGGCCCAATGGTCTTCGCAATCATGTGGACCTGTGGAGCACGGAACACCTTAAAGCTGCTGCTCTCATCCTTCGCGCTGGCTTTTGTGTTTGCCTATGCCTTTGAAAAAATCCTGAACGTCGTTCTGCCAGGCGGCGTGTTCGGCCTGAATATTCCATGGTGATTGATCATGTTGTTTGAATCTGTTGCATCCGGTCTGGAACTCTTCCTTACGCCCCTTGCTGTTAGCATGACGTTGCTGGGGGTCATTATCGGGTTGCTCATTGGCGCGCTTCCTGGCCTCGGGCCGCTAATGGGCATTATCTTATTGCTGCCTGTGGCAATTTCTTTGCCGCCGGTTGCCGCAATGGGGTTTCTGATCGCGATTTTTGTGGGCGGTTCCTGTGGCGGCTCCATTTCCGCGATTTTGCTACGTATCCCCGGCACTCCCTTGGCTGCAGCCACCTTGTTTGACGGCTATCCTATGGCGAAGAAAGGCCGGGCGTCTGATGCGATTGGCATCGCCATCACGGCTTCGGCCATTGGAGGGCTGATAGGTGGTGTGGTTCTCATCATGGGGTCGCCAATCCTGGCAAATTTTGCCAGCGATTTTGCCCCACCCGAATATGCCATGCTGGCCATTACAGGTCTATTTGCCATTGCCATCATCTCGGGTGGATCGTTGGTAAAAGGGCTGATCTCTGGGTGTTTTGGTCTGCTTTTGGCGACCATCGGCACAGACGAATTTTCGACCGGTTACCGCTTTACATTCGGCAACCACAATATGCTGAATGGCTTTCATATCGTTGCTGTTGTTGTCGGCCTTTTCGCAGTGTCAGAGATGGCCGCTCAGATCATGGGTCGGGATCTGTTGAAGAAGCCGGAAATCAAGATTGAACGTCCCGGTTTCAATTCGATTTTTCTGACGCTCAAAAACTGGAAAAACCTAGTGCGCTCTTCAAGCATTGGCGTGTTCTTTGG carries:
- a CDS encoding tripartite tricarboxylate transporter permease, which codes for MIESAGVEISDVYSCYSLPSLPFLAAPFLRGLSDHESRPSEVTRCRGRAARVPIRHPDAQKLENLIRSSGISFFSGTFPGAGGVISSFTSYAIAKTSARPDEKYGNGTEGGVATEGANNATVGGRRVPLLALGFPGDASSAMLLGALLIFGFVLGPILFEQQPDMAGGTSLAYMV
- a CDS encoding LysR family transcriptional regulator yields the protein MDRNLDAFLAVARANTLTEASESIGLTQPSLTKRIANLEESIGTELFIRHRRGMTLTEAGHVFLRHAKRIEAEYRQCQEEVGIVGSAGLSVLRVGAGPLFHLNCVAGLFAQLKSEFPHLKLELSTDVNLPKSDLLNDGTLDVYMGVITDDHLDDTIYVKYVTQVEHGLVLHPDDPFAKRETLDPAELEGYNWVIFAVDPETERTIRDYFVPGSMNRSIIDVRTTSFNTGLQLVHEGKFVLSAPLQLATVINSTGLVIRPTTQGMPTRRAGIYVRESALGYGVIQSVLQYFDTYVFDFQK
- a CDS encoding sulfatase, giving the protein MKTVFVLFDSLNRLALGAYGGTAVETPNFDRFAQRSVTFDKHYVGSLPCMPARRDMHTGRLNFMHRHWGPLEPFDDSFARCLSQSGVYTHLISDHLHYFEEGGWGYATAYDSFDFIRGQEYDALKALVQPPLQRYKEKFDARHYPLDELPEGQSVTKGTSGKTAWKKSRAAISRDFLKEEADFPTAKCFAAAFDFLDLNAEADDWFLQLECFDPHEPFVAPDRFRDAYTSGYNGKILDWPMYERATESPEDIAEIRGNYAALVAMCDEYFGKLLDYFDANDLWKDTALVLSTDHGFLLSEHEWWGKNRMPYYEEISHIPLMISHPDFAENAGERRSGLTQTPDLMPTFLDFHGCEVPPGVTGSSIKALLGIDKAGHDSVALGMFTGPVCVTDGTYSYFHYPDSTTPDQINIYTLMPTHMLSHFDIEELKSSELVGPFDFTKGAPVLRIQLDPKNSQLGNDGQTLSDCNSALYDLPNDPEQQQPIDDPVIISRLKERISYHFQRHDAPTELYAHFGLEGP
- a CDS encoding tripartite tricarboxylate transporter substrate-binding protein; amino-acid sequence: MTFMKNLKTGFAAAAFATFGAGAAMAEFPERTIELIHPWGPGNAMAVSQIIAKAMGEELGVDMPVISTPGAAGTKGQITAMQRPADGYTVFDGYVAPLVLQPVLGNADWTYSDFTPLHAAVSNAFAIGGRPGESRWSNFEEMMAYGKANPGELRYSSGSRNNLPHMVIAKVLQSYGVVAQNVPYTQDGNAVKDLKSGVLDFAFVNVGNYIQDKPAFNIMLVLSELPGAKASYDGAPSIADLSIDLGLSGLAPMGWTWWIVNPDTPDAEVAKLRAAMTAAMKRDDVRSAIEAVGFVPLEWDHTQYDAIVGPVAGQLGAMGNALDWEVEELKKLN
- a CDS encoding tripartite tricarboxylate transporter TctB family protein, with translation MITQKQMQWLVFAFLAIIVAVTFQQIYTSMTEQGIASGGPYNNGAAYPRAIAIAIAGLALLQLVIERLAPPLSDDDMPPAQPDQLKRGALLLVIFGVYLGLLKTLGYHLTTGPMVFAIMWTCGARNTLKLLLSSFALAFVFAYAFEKILNVVLPGGVFGLNIPW
- a CDS encoding tripartite tricarboxylate transporter permease; its protein translation is MLFESVASGLELFLTPLAVSMTLLGVIIGLLIGALPGLGPLMGIILLLPVAISLPPVAAMGFLIAIFVGGSCGGSISAILLRIPGTPLAAATLFDGYPMAKKGRASDAIGIAITASAIGGLIGGVVLIMGSPILANFASDFAPPEYAMLAITGLFAIAIISGGSLVKGLISGCFGLLLATIGTDEFSTGYRFTFGNHNMLNGFHIVAVVVGLFAVSEMAAQIMGRDLLKKPEIKIERPGFNSIFLTLKNWKNLVRSSSIGVFFGALPGAGGVISSFTSYAIAKAWARPDENYGEGAEGGVVATEAANNATVGGTLVPSLALGIPGDASSAMLLGALLILGFVPGPILFEQQPDMVGGIFLVYLASNVFLLIAGILVTPLFVYILRIPKFYLIPVVLLLCSIGTFALQASVFDLMVMLGFGLVGILFRAANYPLSPIVIGLILGPILENNLRRALLISREGYWIFVDRPVAATLLVINILLVVGAFWVALRNRRNKNQLSKA